Proteins from a genomic interval of Gopherus evgoodei ecotype Sinaloan lineage chromosome 7, rGopEvg1_v1.p, whole genome shotgun sequence:
- the TSEN2 gene encoding tRNA-splicing endonuclease subunit Sen2, which translates to MVEAVFHAPRRKRRVFESYDSPFPIPASPEDICGKYFKIYQAEIINNNVIVRNPKDIEQLYSKGYFGKGILSRSRPEYNISDPLLVAKWQDAKINMPILSSKKYECHLEWAKSLMQEQGLDDCSINKILENYIKPFDLPFMKGEGEVAQNDDSYCRMAAEVENVEDGMKLSRDSSINNGDSAAPNVKCHNMSIDCKKACLEGDSAYDDPLVNYGSEELYPLDTKAIVKVHCQKHDNFIVHCGCKAEDYTNQVFHNQGKEYAYEYVLVQEEESKLCHEDEAANDKSNLIKKEKLVCRRNPFRIFEYLQLSLEEAFFLVYALGCLSIYYNEEPLTILKLWEVFSEVQPNFRTTYMAYHYFRSKGWVPKVGLKYGTDLLLYRKGPPFYHASYSVIAELVNDNFVGSLRRPLNWMSLSGLNRTTMNVSKELMLCYLIRPCDMTEKEMSSPDCLKRIKVQELIVNRWVSSRERSEQDEL; encoded by the exons ATGGTAGAAGCAGTTTTCCATGCCCCGAGAAGGAAAAGAAGAGTGTTTGAGTCATATGATTCTCCATTCCCTATTCCTGCCTCCCCAGAAGACATCTGTGGAAAGTATTTCAAGATATACCAGGCTGAAATTATTAACAACAATGTAATTGTGAGGAACCCCAAAGATATAGAACAGCTGTATAGCAAG GGCTATTTTGGAAAAGGTATTCTTTCAAGAAGCAGACCAGAATACAATATTTCAGACCCTTTATTGGTTGCTAAGTGGCAAG ATGCCAAGATAAACATGCCCATACTCTCATCAAAAAA GTACGAATGTCATCTAGAATGGGCTAAAAGCCTTATGCAAGAACAAGGACTTGATGACTGCTCCATTAACAAAATTCTTGAAAATTATATTAAGCCATTTGATCTGCCTTTTATGAAAGGGGAAGGAGAAGTTGCACAAAATGATGACTCTTACTGCAGAATGGCTGCAGAAGTGGAAAACGTAGAAGATGGAATGAAACTTTCAAGAGATTCTTCCATAAATAATGGAGATTCAGCAGCACCAAATGTTAAATGTCATAACATGAGTATAGACTGCAAGAAAGCTTGTTTGGAAGGTGATTCAGCTTACGATGATCCATTAGTGAACTATGGCTCTGAGGAACTGTATCCATTGGACACTAAAGCTATAGTTAAAGTACATTGCCAAAAACATGATAATTTTATTGTGCACTGTGGCTGCAAGGCCGAAGACTATACCAACCAAGTATTTCATAACCAAGGGAAAGAATATGCTTATGAGTATGTATTGGTGCAGGAAGAAGAAAGCAAATTGTGTCATGAAGATGAAGCAGCAAATGATAAATCAAAT ttaatcaaaaaggaaaaattagTATGTAGAAGAAATCCATTTAGgatttttgaatatttgcaaCTCAGTCTGGAGGAG GCATTTTTCTTGGTCTATGCTCTAGGATGTTTGAGTATTTATTATAACGAG GAACCTTTAACTATTTTGAAGCTATGGGAAGTTTTTAGTGAAGTGCAACCTAACTTTAGAACTACATACATGGCGTATCACTACTTCCGAAGTAAGGGATGGGTCCCCAAAGTAGGACTGAAGTATGGAACCGATCTCT TGCTATATCGAAAAGGTCCCCCCTTTTACCATGCAAG TTACTCAGTCATTGCTGAACTGGTTAATGACAACTTTGTAGGGTCACTGCGCAGACCGCTCAACTGGATGTCTTTGTCTGGCTTGAACAGAACAACAATGAATGTTTCTAAG GAACTTATGTTATGCTATTTGATTAGACCGTGTGATATGACTGAGAAAGAAATGTCATCACCAGACTGTCTAAAAAGAATTAAAGTTCAA GAACTGATTGTAAATCGTTGGGTCTCTTCCCGAGAGCGCAGTGAACAAGATGAACTATAA